A stretch of the Sphingomonas sp. CL5.1 genome encodes the following:
- a CDS encoding M3 family metallopeptidase, with the protein MAHRFLFASALLAGVAGLAAPALTQTRANPFAAPSTLPFQAPRFDLIKDGDYQPAFDTAMRQQLAEVARIANDPAAPTFDNTIAALERSGRMLERVSLAFFGVVQANTNDTLDKVQAAVAPKLSQHQDAINLDPKLFARVKTLWDKRAALNLTPEQAQVLKVYYDGFVHAGAQLSAADQTKLRALNTQLASLETSFQQKLLAAAKAGALVVGDKAKLAGLDEGKIAAAASAAKDRKLDGKWVIPLQNTTQQPDLEDMTDRATREALFDSGWTRAEKGDANDTRATIVQIAQLRADKARLLGYPNWAAYTLYDQMAKTPEAASGFMRELAAATAPEQKREAAELQAQIDATGGKFQLKPWDWDRYAAQVRKAKYDLDQNEVKPYFELKTVLEQGVFFAANQLYGVTFKERHDIPVYQPDVMVYTVYDKDGSELGLMYFDYFKRDNKSGGAWMSNFVNQSKLLGTKPVVYNVANFTKPAAGQPALISSDDVTTMFHEFGHALHGLFADQTYPAVSGTNVARDFVEFPSQFNEHWAWDPKVLAHYAKDYRTGTPIPAALVDKIRKAAKFNQGYALGEVIAAAMLDMDWHSLPAGAPKQDVDAFEAKSLAATGLDVTDVPPRYRSSYFLHIWSNGYSAGYYAYLWTQMLEHDAYHWFMDHGGMTRENGQRFRDMILSKGHTEDYGPMFRAFYGKDPDVGPMLEEHGLTAPAK; encoded by the coding sequence ATGGCCCATCGTTTTCTATTCGCATCGGCCCTGCTCGCCGGTGTCGCCGGCCTTGCCGCGCCGGCTTTGACGCAGACGCGCGCCAATCCCTTCGCCGCGCCCAGCACCCTGCCGTTCCAGGCGCCGCGCTTCGACCTGATCAAGGACGGCGACTATCAGCCGGCGTTCGACACGGCGATGCGGCAGCAGCTCGCCGAGGTGGCGAGGATCGCGAACGATCCCGCCGCGCCGACCTTCGACAATACGATCGCGGCGCTCGAACGCTCCGGCCGGATGCTGGAACGCGTCAGCCTCGCCTTCTTCGGCGTGGTGCAGGCCAATACCAACGACACGCTGGACAAGGTGCAGGCGGCGGTGGCGCCCAAATTGTCGCAGCATCAGGACGCGATCAACCTCGATCCCAAACTGTTCGCGCGCGTCAAGACGCTATGGGACAAGCGCGCCGCGCTCAACCTGACGCCCGAGCAGGCGCAGGTGCTGAAGGTTTATTATGACGGCTTCGTCCATGCCGGCGCGCAGCTTTCCGCCGCCGACCAGACGAAGCTGAGAGCGCTCAACACCCAACTCGCCAGCCTCGAGACGAGCTTCCAGCAGAAGCTGCTCGCCGCCGCCAAGGCCGGCGCCCTGGTGGTGGGCGACAAGGCGAAGCTCGCCGGGCTGGACGAGGGCAAGATCGCCGCCGCCGCCTCGGCCGCGAAGGATCGCAAGCTCGACGGCAAATGGGTCATCCCGCTCCAGAACACCACGCAGCAGCCCGATCTTGAGGACATGACCGATCGCGCGACGCGCGAGGCGCTGTTCGACAGCGGCTGGACCCGCGCCGAAAAGGGCGACGCCAACGACACGCGCGCGACGATCGTGCAGATCGCGCAACTCCGCGCGGATAAGGCCAGGCTGCTCGGCTATCCCAATTGGGCGGCCTATACGCTCTATGACCAGATGGCGAAGACGCCGGAGGCCGCGTCCGGCTTCATGCGCGAGCTGGCCGCCGCCACCGCGCCTGAGCAGAAGCGCGAGGCCGCCGAGCTTCAGGCGCAGATCGACGCCACCGGCGGCAAGTTCCAGCTCAAGCCGTGGGACTGGGATCGCTATGCCGCGCAGGTGCGCAAGGCGAAATACGATCTCGACCAGAATGAGGTGAAGCCCTATTTCGAGCTGAAGACGGTGCTGGAGCAGGGCGTGTTCTTCGCCGCCAACCAGCTTTACGGCGTGACCTTCAAGGAACGCCACGACATCCCGGTCTATCAGCCCGACGTGATGGTCTATACCGTCTATGACAAGGACGGGTCGGAACTCGGCCTGATGTATTTCGACTATTTCAAGCGCGACAATAAAAGCGGCGGCGCGTGGATGTCGAACTTCGTCAACCAGTCGAAGCTGCTCGGCACGAAGCCGGTGGTCTACAACGTCGCCAATTTCACCAAGCCCGCCGCCGGCCAGCCCGCGCTGATCAGCTCGGACGACGTGACGACGATGTTCCATGAATTCGGCCACGCGCTGCACGGCCTGTTCGCCGATCAGACCTATCCGGCGGTGTCCGGCACCAACGTCGCGCGCGATTTCGTCGAATTCCCCTCGCAGTTCAACGAGCATTGGGCGTGGGACCCGAAGGTGCTGGCGCATTACGCCAAGGACTATCGCACCGGCACGCCGATCCCCGCGGCGCTGGTCGACAAGATCCGGAAGGCGGCGAAGTTCAACCAGGGCTATGCGCTGGGCGAGGTGATCGCCGCCGCGATGCTCGACATGGACTGGCATTCGCTGCCGGCCGGCGCGCCGAAACAGGATGTCGATGCGTTCGAGGCCAAATCGCTCGCCGCGACCGGGCTGGACGTGACCGACGTGCCGCCGCGCTATCGCAGCAGCTATTTCCTGCACATCTGGTCGAACGGCTATTCGGCCGGATATTATGCCTATCTATGGACGCAGATGCTGGAGCATGACGCCTATCACTGGTTCATGGACCACGGCGGCATGACCCGCGAGAACGGCCAGCGCTTCCGCGACATGATCCTGAGCAAGGGGCATACCGAGGATTACGGCCCGATGTTCCGCGCCTTCTACGGCAAGGACCCCGATGTCGGCCCGATGCTGGAGGAGCACGGCCTGACGGCACCGGCCAAGTGA
- a CDS encoding FUSC family protein codes for MIQRWGVDAALFSAKCFLGAMLAYWIALRIGLTRPYWAVATAYIVAQPLAGAAVSKAVFRLGGTLLGAVAAVALVPNLVNAPELLTLALALWLGLCLYVSLQDRTPRSYVFLLAGYTASIIGFPSVEAPGAIFTTALLRVEEISLGIVCGSLAQALILPQTVTRQLLVRIETILADVERWTRDALGEAGGEALDRDRRRVALDINELHQLSIHLPFDTARLPPRVRTVRAFQDQLSLILPLASAVEDRITQLRALDALPPAAEALVARIRDWLAMPPLDVDTRAAVTDALIADARALEPDAAAPLEWRDALLLSLAARLADLVSAHRAVRDLREQMRAPGRRSISPVAAAALAQSSRRAFHRDRAAALRSALGAIATVVLGSIFWIGTGWADGAGAVLIAGVACALFGASDDPRPMILSFLWGTLIGVVLAAIYAFAIMPRVTDFVTLVAVLAPVSLMIGVFLTNPRVSLIATGTVMGFFNIVGLNDRYAADFAAFANGSLAQIVGTGFAVVTVGLFQVVGADRSAARIIRAGWRDLARRSNLPGRSDVTGWVSKMLDRIGLLAPRLAAMGEDPGRPMLDALQDLRVGVTVGHLRDLRLDAGGPAEELITPVLHGVGRYYAARRLDRAPPDDPALLEGIDRAMQAFSHDGDGGIRRSAVLALTGLRRNLFPEAPAYRAEAAA; via the coding sequence TTGATCCAGCGTTGGGGCGTCGATGCCGCGCTCTTTTCGGCCAAATGCTTCCTCGGGGCGATGCTGGCCTATTGGATCGCGCTGCGCATCGGGCTGACGCGGCCCTATTGGGCGGTAGCCACCGCCTATATCGTCGCGCAGCCGCTGGCCGGCGCGGCGGTGTCGAAGGCGGTGTTCCGGCTGGGCGGCACGTTGCTCGGCGCGGTGGCGGCGGTGGCGCTGGTGCCGAACCTCGTCAATGCGCCGGAACTGCTCACGCTGGCGCTGGCGCTGTGGCTCGGCCTGTGCCTCTACGTCTCGTTGCAGGACCGCACGCCGCGCAGCTACGTATTCCTGCTCGCCGGCTATACCGCGAGCATCATCGGCTTCCCCAGCGTCGAGGCGCCCGGCGCGATCTTCACCACCGCGCTGTTGCGCGTGGAGGAGATTTCGCTCGGCATCGTCTGCGGCAGCCTCGCGCAGGCGCTGATCCTGCCGCAGACGGTGACGCGGCAATTGCTCGTCCGGATCGAGACGATTCTCGCCGACGTCGAGCGGTGGACGCGCGACGCGCTCGGCGAGGCGGGCGGCGAGGCGCTCGACCGAGACCGGCGGCGCGTGGCGCTGGACATCAACGAGCTGCACCAGCTTTCCATCCATCTGCCGTTCGATACCGCGCGCCTGCCGCCGCGCGTGCGCACGGTGCGCGCGTTCCAGGATCAATTGTCGCTGATCCTGCCGCTGGCCAGCGCGGTGGAGGATCGCATCACGCAATTGCGCGCGCTGGACGCGCTGCCGCCCGCCGCCGAGGCGCTGGTCGCGCGCATCCGCGACTGGCTCGCGATGCCGCCGCTCGACGTCGACACGCGTGCGGCGGTGACCGATGCGCTGATCGCCGACGCGCGCGCGCTGGAGCCGGATGCCGCCGCGCCGCTCGAATGGCGCGACGCGCTGCTGCTCAGCCTCGCCGCGCGGCTGGCGGACCTCGTGTCGGCGCATCGCGCGGTGCGCGACCTGCGTGAGCAGATGCGCGCGCCGGGCCGGCGCTCGATCAGCCCGGTGGCGGCGGCGGCGCTGGCGCAAAGCTCGCGCCGCGCCTTCCATCGCGACCGCGCTGCCGCGCTGCGCTCGGCGCTCGGCGCGATCGCCACGGTGGTGCTCGGCAGCATCTTCTGGATCGGCACCGGCTGGGCGGACGGCGCGGGCGCGGTGCTGATCGCCGGCGTCGCCTGCGCCTTGTTCGGCGCGAGCGACGATCCGCGCCCGATGATCCTGTCGTTCCTGTGGGGCACGCTCATCGGCGTGGTGCTGGCGGCGATCTACGCCTTCGCGATCATGCCGCGCGTCACCGATTTCGTCACGCTGGTCGCGGTGCTGGCGCCGGTGTCGCTGATGATCGGCGTGTTCCTGACCAACCCGCGCGTCTCGCTGATCGCCACCGGCACGGTGATGGGCTTCTTCAACATCGTCGGGCTGAACGATCGCTACGCCGCCGATTTCGCCGCCTTCGCCAACGGATCGCTGGCGCAGATCGTCGGCACCGGCTTCGCCGTGGTGACGGTGGGGCTGTTCCAGGTGGTCGGCGCGGATCGCAGCGCGGCGCGCATCATCCGCGCCGGCTGGCGCGATCTCGCGCGGCGCAGCAACCTGCCCGGCCGCTCCGATGTCACCGGCTGGGTGAGCAAGATGCTCGACCGGATCGGGCTGCTCGCCCCCCGGCTGGCGGCGATGGGGGAAGACCCCGGCCGCCCGATGCTGGATGCGTTGCAGGACCTGCGCGTCGGCGTCACGGTCGGCCATCTGCGCGACCTGCGGCTTGACGCGGGCGGGCCGGCGGAGGAGTTGATCACCCCCGTCCTGCATGGCGTGGGGCGCTATTATGCGGCGCGGCGGCTCGACCGGGCACCTCCCGACGATCCCGCGCTGCTGGAGGGGATCGACCGGGCGATGCAGGCCTTTTCGCATGACGGGGACGGCGGCATCCGGCGAAGCGCGGTGCTGGCGCTGACCGGCCTGCGCCGCAACCTGTTCCCCGAGGCGCCCGCTTATCGCGCGGAGGCGGCGGCGTGA